Genomic window (Jatrophihabitans sp.):
CGGCGGCCAGCCGCAGGCGCGCCCGGCCGAAGCAGGCAGCCTGGCGAGCCGCGCCATCCGGCCAGGGCTGGATCAGGCGGCCGGTGAACCGCGCCGGCAGCCGCGGCCCGAGCGGCCGCGCCTGGGCGGTGACCGACCAACCGGGACCGGTGGCCCTCATCGCGTGCTGGCCAGGGTCGCCGGTGAAACGCGCGGGCTCCTTCGGCAGCGCCCAGTTCCGCCGCCGCCAGCGATGCTGGCCGGCGAGTCGACCGCGATGAACGCGACGCTCAGCGCCGGCACCAGCTCACGAATCGATTTCGGCAGACGGGGCAGGGCGATCAGCGCCTGCACCTCGCGTTACTGCCCGACCGGCGTCACCCGGTAGGCGATCAGCGCGCCGAGGCAGGCAAGCCCGGCGCGTCGCCGCCGGCTCAGCCATACGACGGCGTCGCACCGGCAGCGCCAGGGCGGTCCGGCCGTCTCGGCCGGCAGCAGCGCCGCGGTCGCGGAGTCCAGCTCGGGCATCGAAAAGTCCATCGCCGCATTGTCGCCGACCAGCCAAAGCCGCCGACCAGCCAAAGCCGCCGACCAGCAAAGCCGCCGACCAGCCAAAGCGTCGGCGATCAGCCAAGCCTCGGCCGGGCACGCCGGGATCGCCCGTCAGTCCCCGCGGTGAGGGATGAGCAGGCAACTGCCGCCGGCCAGCACGGTCACTGCGGCAATCATCAGCCAGGCGCGGTCGAAGTCGGCGGCTGCCGAGAGCTGGCGGGCGCCGCCCAGCACTGCGACCAGCATGGCCACCCCGAGGACCGAACCCAACTGCCGGGCCATGGTCACCACCGCCGACCCCGTGGAGAAGCTCTGCGGCGGCAGCGGCGCGACCGCTGCGCTGATCAAGGTCGGCAGGGTGAGCCCGACCCCGACGCCGGTCAGCAGGATGCCGGGCAGCATCGTGGTCAGGTACGCCGGCTCGACGGACAACCGGGCCGTCCACCACAGCAGGCCCGCCAGAAAGAACACGCAGCCGCCCATGGCCACCCGGCCGGCGCCGATGCGGCGGGCGACCGGGCCAAGGGCGACCGCGAGCACCGGCACCATCAGCGGGCCGGGAGCGATCGCCAGGCCGGTCCGCAGCGGCGTCCAATGCCAGACCTGCTGGCACCACAACACCGCCGCCAACAGCATCGCCGCGAACGCCACCGCGAACAAGAAGTTGGCCGAGGTCGAACTGCCGACCGCCGGAATCCGCAACAACGGCAGCGGCAGGATCGGCGAGGGATGGCGGGCCGAACGGTAGGCCAACCACGCCAGCAGCACGAGCGCCGCCGCCAGCGACCCGAGCGTGCGGCCCGAGGTCCAGCCCCAGTCCGAGCTCCGCACCACCCCGACCGACAGCACCGCGACGCCGAGGGTGAGCAGCGCCGCGCCGGTCAGGTCCAGCCGGTCAGCGGCAGGGCGGGGCGCGGCGTTCGGCAGCGCGCGCAGCCCCACCAGCACCGCGCCGATCCCGATGGGGACGTTGATCAGGAACACCCAGCGCCAGTCCAGCTGGGTGAGCAGGCCACCGACGACCGGGCCCAGAGCGGCGGCCAGGCCGCTGATCGCGCTCCACAGCCGCACTGCGGGCACCCGGCGCTCCGGCGGCGCCGCGGCAAGCAGGAGTCCGAGCGAGGCGGGCAGCAGAGTCGCCGCGCCGACCGCCTGCAGCAACCGGGCCGCGATCAGCGTCCACACCGACGGCGCCAGAGCGCACAGCACGGAGGCGAGGGTGAACACGGTGACGCCGAGCAGGTAGGCGTTGCGCGGGCTGGTCCGGTCGGCGAGCCGGCCGGCCGGCACCAACCCGGCGCCGAACACCACCGCGTAACCATTGAGAATCCAGGACAGCGAGGCCAGTGAGGCCCCGTCGAAGTGCGCCCCGATATCTGGCAATGCCACGTTGACGATGAACACGTCGAGGTTCGACATGACCACGCCGGCCGCCAACACCGCGAAGACAAGGGGGAAACCTGCCTTCGTCGCGCTGGCCGGCGCGCCGGTCGCGGTGGAGGCCATGCGGCCGCCGCCAGCTTCGCCACGGTCACTCATCTAGCTTCCCTCTCCCTGAAGGCGTCCGCCGTCGACAGCTCCAGTCCTCGGCGGGTCGTTCGTCCCCTCCACCGGAAATCGGCGGGCCAGCCGGTCATAGCCCGAATGTACCGGCGCGAGCAGCCCGCCCAGTGAGCGAATTCTGCTCACTTCACGCCCCGGCAGCGACCGGGCCGACCGTGGGAACGCCTCCTGCGTCAGCTGACCTCACGTGGCCGGGCAGGCAGGCATGCGGCGCCGCTGAGCGGCTTGGCCCCCGGCGTCGAGCCGGCCCGGCACGAACCCGCGGGCCAGCCGGCGCTGGCCGTCAGCGCGAGCTGTAGTTCGGCGCCTCGACCGTCATCCGGATGTCGTGCGGGTGCGATTCCTTCAGCCCGGCGGCGGTGATGCGAACGAACTGCGCGTTGCGCTGCAACTCCTCGATCGTGTGCGCGCCCACGTAGAACATCGACTGCCGCAGCCCGCCGACGAGCTGGTAGGCCACCGCCGCGAGCGGGCCGCGGTAGGGCACCTGGCCCTCGATGCCCTCGGGGATCAGCTTGTCGTTGTCGGTCACGTCGCCCTGGAAGTACCGGTCCTTGGAGTAGGACTTGCCCCGCCCCCGGGTCTGCATGGCGCCGAGGGACCCC
Coding sequences:
- a CDS encoding MFS transporter, yielding MSDRGEAGGGRMASTATGAPASATKAGFPLVFAVLAAGVVMSNLDVFIVNVALPDIGAHFDGASLASLSWILNGYAVVFGAGLVPAGRLADRTSPRNAYLLGVTVFTLASVLCALAPSVWTLIAARLLQAVGAATLLPASLGLLLAAAPPERRVPAVRLWSAISGLAAALGPVVGGLLTQLDWRWVFLINVPIGIGAVLVGLRALPNAAPRPAADRLDLTGAALLTLGVAVLSVGVVRSSDWGWTSGRTLGSLAAALVLLAWLAYRSARHPSPILPLPLLRIPAVGSSTSANFLFAVAFAAMLLAAVLWCQQVWHWTPLRTGLAIAPGPLMVPVLAVALGPVARRIGAGRVAMGGCVFFLAGLLWWTARLSVEPAYLTTMLPGILLTGVGVGLTLPTLISAAVAPLPPQSFSTGSAVVTMARQLGSVLGVAMLVAVLGGARQLSAAADFDRAWLMIAAVTVLAGGSCLLIPHRGD